A DNA window from Microcystis aeruginosa NIES-843 contains the following coding sequences:
- the pgsA gene encoding CDP-diacylglycerol--glycerol-3-phosphate 3-phosphatidyltransferase → MNLPNSITLSRLLGLPLILYWLHQGTEIDRWLSLIIFLIAASTDWLDGYLARKLNQITELGKFLDPLVDKLLVLAPLLALIEMDLIAAWGVFLILARELAIAGWRINPNLTGNSDIKGANWWGKSKTVSQIIAIALLIAPLPSEYNLISQIAFWLSVTLTLISGVIYTTPSRKLTQN, encoded by the coding sequence ATGAACCTACCCAACTCGATTACCCTATCGCGACTCTTGGGACTGCCATTAATTTTATACTGGTTGCACCAAGGCACAGAAATCGATCGCTGGTTAAGTTTAATTATCTTTCTGATTGCTGCCAGCACCGATTGGCTCGATGGTTATTTAGCGCGAAAATTGAATCAAATCACCGAATTAGGCAAATTTCTCGATCCTTTGGTCGATAAATTACTGGTTCTCGCTCCCCTCTTAGCTCTGATTGAAATGGATTTAATTGCTGCTTGGGGAGTATTTTTGATTCTCGCTCGCGAATTAGCGATCGCTGGTTGGCGTATTAATCCGAATTTAACGGGAAATAGCGACATAAAAGGGGCTAATTGGTGGGGAAAAAGCAAAACAGTCAGCCAAATTATCGCTATCGCTCTCTTAATTGCTCCCTTGCCTTCTGAATATAACTTAATTTCTCAGATTGCCTTTTGGCTATCGGTGACATTAACTTTAATTTCTGGCGTGATTTATACCACACCCAGCCGAAAATTAACCCAAAATTGA
- a CDS encoding fatty acid desaturase family protein — MRVTFTENQGFRKELNKRVDAYFTENGIPTRDNFAMYLKTITILTWVIAAWLFVLFGPDIWWLKIIGCMVLGGGLAGIGFSIGHDANHGGYSSKKWVNSLLGMSYDYIIGTSSYLWRFRHNYLHHTYTNVLGYDVEIHGDGIVRMTPHAEHKWYHRYQHLFIPILYAIIPIYWSFSDVRSILFGHRFGEIKIPNPKPIDLFVLLSGKVVYLFWFIGIPLLVGYSPLEIAIGFLIAFMTYGVLACHVFMLAHVLEPAEFIQPSAANQIEDEWAIFQVRTTVDFAPKNAFLNWYLGGLNYQVVHHLFPQICHIHYPQIAPILAEVCQEFGVNYAVYPTLRGALTYNYRWLRQLGNKQSNFDLKLAS; from the coding sequence TTACCGAAAATCAGGGTTTTAGAAAGGAATTGAATAAACGGGTTGATGCTTATTTTACCGAAAACGGCATCCCCACCAGAGATAATTTTGCCATGTACCTGAAGACGATCACGATTTTAACTTGGGTAATTGCCGCTTGGCTATTTGTACTTTTTGGTCCGGATATCTGGTGGCTGAAAATTATCGGTTGCATGGTTTTAGGAGGAGGATTAGCAGGAATCGGTTTTAGCATTGGTCATGATGCTAACCATGGCGGCTATTCTAGTAAAAAATGGGTTAATTCTCTCCTTGGCATGAGCTACGATTATATCATCGGTACTTCCAGTTATCTCTGGCGTTTTCGTCATAATTATCTCCATCATACCTACACCAATGTTTTAGGGTACGATGTGGAAATTCACGGCGATGGTATCGTGCGAATGACTCCCCATGCCGAGCATAAATGGTATCATCGTTATCAACATTTATTTATCCCGATTCTCTACGCTATAATTCCTATCTATTGGTCATTCTCCGATGTGCGCTCTATTCTCTTTGGTCATCGTTTTGGCGAGATTAAAATTCCTAATCCTAAACCGATCGATCTATTCGTTTTATTGAGCGGAAAAGTTGTTTATCTCTTCTGGTTTATTGGCATTCCTCTTCTAGTTGGTTATAGTCCCCTAGAAATAGCGATCGGTTTTCTCATTGCTTTTATGACCTATGGAGTGCTTGCCTGTCATGTATTTATGTTAGCTCACGTTTTGGAACCCGCCGAATTTATTCAACCCTCGGCAGCTAACCAAATCGAAGACGAATGGGCAATCTTTCAAGTGCGAACTACCGTAGATTTTGCTCCTAAAAATGCCTTTTTAAATTGGTATTTAGGGGGATTAAATTATCAAGTTGTTCACCATCTTTTCCCGCAAATTTGCCATATTCACTACCCCCAAATTGCCCCAATCTTAGCGGAAGTTTGCCAAGAATTTGGCGTTAATTATGCCGTTTATCCCACCCTGCGAGGTGCTTTAACTTATAATTATCGTTGGCTCAGACAATTAGGCAATAAACAAAGTAATTTCGATCTCAAATTAGCCAGCTAG
- a CDS encoding PBP1A family penicillin-binding protein, with product MSKQSPKTQISQLVTVAVQKLQGKVNFQAVNLKKGARVPELRLKNENGSGESKYPLIGDRYLLGRSSSSCDITIRNTVVSQIHCSLQRDPKNPHNFLLTDENSTNGVYMGKRRLKSVSLRHGDTFTLAPPDLANCVTISYYCPPPLWARLLRYGFYGAGGIFGLLVLAVIWESRKVNVYPLPSGVSGPVVVYPRDAQTPLNPIRQETHRELDNLGDFSPYLPQAVVASEDSRFYWHFGVDPLGIVRAIMINWQGRGIRQGASTLTQQLARSLFPEVGRQNTADRKLREAVVALQLEAVYSKDEILKTYLNRVYLGLAGYGFEDAARFYFDKSARDLDISEAATLVAMLPAPNLFNPIQDYDTSVQLRNRVIDRMAQLGMISPEAAASARRSRIEISPQAKKSLSSTIAPYFYSYVFEELQDLLGEEVAKEGNFIVETSLDRRMQAIAEKSLKNNVLNQGPRYRYSQGALVTLNSQTGEILALVGGVDYQKSQFNRAIQAKRQPGSTFKVFAYAAALEQGISPYKTYTCAGLSWQGQAYSPCERSSGAINMFQGLAQSENSVALRIAREAELSNVVNVAERLGVKSPLNAVPGLILGQSEVNVLEMTGAYGVFDHRGRWNRPHAIKRILDASDCENVEDLSTCRVIYDYGDDSERNKQVISPKTAETMNSLLRGVITNGTGGAASIGMGEAGKTGTTDNYVDLWFIGYLPRRDWVTGIWLGNDNNSPTAGSSQQAARLWGDYHRQLITTQN from the coding sequence ATGTCTAAGCAGTCGCCGAAAACCCAAATTAGTCAACTTGTCACCGTTGCCGTGCAGAAATTGCAAGGAAAGGTGAATTTTCAGGCGGTAAATCTCAAAAAAGGGGCGAGAGTTCCCGAATTACGCCTTAAAAACGAGAATGGCAGCGGGGAAAGCAAATATCCCCTTATCGGCGATCGCTATTTGTTGGGTCGTAGTTCCAGTTCCTGTGATATTACTATCCGTAATACCGTGGTCAGTCAGATTCATTGTTCCCTGCAGCGTGACCCGAAAAATCCCCATAATTTCCTGCTCACAGATGAAAACTCCACCAACGGGGTTTATATGGGTAAACGTCGTCTCAAAAGCGTTTCCCTGCGTCATGGTGATACCTTTACCCTGGCCCCCCCAGACTTAGCCAATTGTGTCACCATCTCCTACTACTGTCCCCCTCCCCTGTGGGCGCGACTTTTGCGCTATGGTTTCTATGGTGCGGGGGGTATTTTCGGTTTATTAGTTTTAGCGGTTATCTGGGAAAGTCGCAAAGTTAATGTTTATCCACTCCCTTCCGGGGTGAGCGGTCCGGTGGTGGTTTACCCTAGGGATGCTCAAACTCCCCTCAATCCCATTCGACAGGAAACTCACCGAGAATTAGATAATCTGGGCGATTTTTCTCCCTATTTGCCCCAGGCGGTTGTCGCTTCCGAAGATAGTCGTTTTTACTGGCATTTTGGGGTTGATCCTTTGGGGATTGTCCGGGCAATTATGATTAATTGGCAAGGTCGGGGCATTCGTCAAGGGGCCAGCACCCTGACTCAACAGTTAGCGCGTAGTTTATTCCCCGAAGTCGGTCGCCAAAATACTGCCGATCGCAAACTCCGGGAGGCTGTGGTCGCTTTACAATTAGAAGCGGTGTATAGTAAGGATGAAATTCTCAAAACCTATCTCAATCGAGTTTATCTCGGTCTGGCCGGTTACGGTTTTGAAGATGCGGCCCGCTTTTATTTCGATAAATCCGCTAGAGATTTAGATATCTCCGAGGCTGCTACTCTTGTGGCCATGTTACCCGCCCCGAATTTATTTAATCCCATTCAAGATTACGACACTTCCGTACAACTACGCAATCGTGTCATCGATCGCATGGCCCAATTAGGCATGATTTCCCCGGAAGCGGCGGCCAGCGCCCGCAGATCTCGCATTGAAATCAGTCCCCAAGCCAAAAAATCCCTATCTAGTACGATTGCACCATATTTTTATAGTTACGTTTTCGAGGAATTACAGGACCTTTTAGGGGAAGAAGTGGCTAAAGAGGGCAATTTTATCGTTGAAACCAGTTTAGACCGCCGAATGCAAGCGATCGCAGAAAAAAGCTTAAAAAATAATGTCTTAAACCAAGGCCCCCGCTATCGTTACTCCCAAGGGGCTTTAGTTACCCTAAACAGTCAAACCGGGGAAATTCTCGCTTTAGTCGGGGGAGTTGATTATCAAAAAAGCCAATTTAACCGCGCTATCCAAGCTAAACGTCAACCCGGTTCCACTTTTAAGGTATTTGCTTATGCTGCCGCCCTAGAACAGGGAATATCGCCCTATAAAACCTATACCTGCGCTGGACTCTCTTGGCAAGGACAGGCCTATTCTCCCTGTGAACGCAGTAGCGGGGCCATCAATATGTTTCAAGGTTTAGCGCAATCGGAAAATAGCGTCGCCCTTCGCATTGCTCGCGAGGCAGAATTAAGTAATGTGGTCAATGTGGCGGAACGTTTGGGGGTAAAATCACCTTTAAATGCTGTACCGGGGCTAATTTTAGGGCAAAGCGAGGTAAATGTCTTAGAAATGACCGGTGCTTATGGGGTTTTTGACCATCGTGGGCGCTGGAATCGTCCCCACGCCATTAAACGCATTCTCGACGCTTCCGACTGTGAAAATGTGGAGGATTTGAGTACCTGTCGGGTTATTTATGACTATGGCGACGATAGCGAGAGAAATAAGCAGGTAATCTCCCCTAAAACCGCCGAAACGATGAATAGCCTATTGCGGGGGGTGATAACTAATGGTACAGGAGGCGCTGCCAGTATTGGCATGGGAGAAGCGGGTAAAACGGGAACTACGGATAATTATGTGGATCTCTGGTTTATCGGCTATCTTCCCCGGCGCGACTGGGTGACAGGCATTTGGTTAGGTAATGATAATAATTCTCCCACTGCGGGCAGTAGTCAACAGGCAGCCCGGTTATGGGGCGATTATCACCGTCAGTTAATCACTACACAAAACTAA
- a CDS encoding calcium-binding protein: MTTSVAAFLNAHPTVPISISTTGLTADNLTSLGLLSTGGDTVWRIANAGVADSATLSRAGGGFSKTLSLPANSLTFVRGGSAGTYQLTGGIVNTKASGPQVVSSIAPLLLTDSYFITGSAFNDTLTGGNSTDTLIGGDGNDVLSGGEGADTLIGGNGNDTLNGGNGFDSLIGGDGNDIISGIGGADTLIGGLGSDTLTGGNGNDRFVYNNPNEGGDLIADFNIASGNTDAIVVSNGGFGGGLTTVGGTLAPSLFGATAGGAVRFVYSGGVLQFDTDAGLGVSLVTIANIGGSGAATLGASNIQVIA, encoded by the coding sequence GTGACTACGTCAGTTGCCGCTTTCCTGAACGCCCATCCTACTGTCCCCATTTCTATATCGACAACAGGCCTTACCGCCGATAATCTCACTTCCCTGGGACTTTTAAGTACGGGCGGCGATACAGTTTGGAGAATAGCCAACGCAGGCGTTGCTGATAGCGCAACCCTTTCCAGGGCCGGTGGAGGCTTTTCTAAGACCCTTTCCCTGCCAGCAAATAGCCTTACCTTTGTTAGAGGCGGGTCTGCCGGCACTTATCAACTAACCGGCGGTATTGTTAACACGAAAGCGTCGGGTCCGCAAGTAGTAAGTTCGATCGCACCACTCTTACTCACCGATTCCTATTTCATCACAGGTAGTGCGTTCAACGATACTCTAACGGGCGGTAACAGTACCGATACCCTAATTGGTGGCGATGGTAACGATGTCCTAAGTGGTGGCGAGGGTGCCGATACCCTAATTGGTGGTAATGGTAACGATACCCTAAATGGTGGTAATGGTTTCGATTCCCTAATCGGTGGCGATGGTAACGATATAATATCCGGTATCGGGGGAGCGGATACCCTAATCGGTGGCTTAGGAAGCGACACCCTCACTGGTGGTAATGGTAATGACCGTTTTGTTTACAACAATCCCAACGAAGGCGGTGACTTGATCGCGGATTTTAACATCGCTAGCGGCAATACGGATGCTATCGTAGTTTCTAACGGTGGTTTCGGTGGTGGACTGACTACCGTTGGTGGTACTTTGGCTCCTAGCCTATTCGGGGCAACTGCGGGTGGTGCTGTCAGATTTGTCTACAGTGGTGGTGTTTTACAGTTTGACACAGACGCTGGTCTTGGTGTTAGTCTGGTTACAATCGCAAACATTGGTGGCTCTGGCGCAGCGACCCTCGGTGCAAGCAATATTCAGGTGATTGCCTAA